One Campylobacter sp. MIT 99-7217 genomic window, TCAAAGAGCTATTAGGAATAACATGCTAAAATAAAACTTTTCATAAATTTAAAGAGGTAGTATAATGTTTGAAAATCTTGATTTTTCTAAAATGAATGAGTTTTTATCTAAGGCTGAAGAACAGGCAAAGGAATTTGAAGAAGAGCTTGGCAAAAGAGAATTTAGTGCTAAAAGTGGGGCTGGACTTGTACAAGTTAGCGCAAATGGAAAAGGCGAAATCATCGATGTTAATATCGATAATAGCTTACTTGAAGATAAAGAATCTTTACAAATTTTACTCATTTCAGCGATCAATGATGTTTTAAGTATGGTTGCTCAAAATAAACAATCAATGGTAAGCAATATCTTTGGAGGATTAAAATCATGAGAATTTTTATAAGCTTAGTACTTTTAAGTAGCTTTATTTTTGCCATAGAAAGACCAAGACAAGAAGATTATGCGGCTTGTTTTGAAAAAAATAAAGCAAGCATTTTAGTTTATGAGGGTATGCAAGCCTTTGCTTTGAGCGAAAATTTGCTTGCTGTGCTTAAAACACCTAATCAAAAACTTAACAAATATGTAAAATACGATCCTTTCTTAAATTTATATCTTGTTCGAACTGATTTTAGTTTATTTCCAACAAAAACAAATGATGAACAAAATTTAACACGCAACGACTGGGTAGGCATACCTGATGCTAATCAAGCCTACATAGGACATTTAAAATACCTTGCTCAAAATATCCACGAAAGAGATAGGGTTGATTTTCAAACCAAGGTTGGACAGCTTGACGATTGTTGTTGCTTGATGATAGGTATTTCTTTAGAAAATGGTGCTTTTATAGGAAACCGCTATTTAAACCACTTTAAAAAATACAATGATGTGTATTGGGGCGATATAGGCGTTGATTTTGCTCTAAGAGATAACAAAATTTATGTGCAAAATGTCCGCAATAATGGACAATTTTTAATTAATGATGAAATCGTGAGTGTTGATGATAAAAACTACAACGATATACGCTTACTTAATGAAAAAATCCTCTTTTCAGATAGAGATAGCACGCTATATTTCAAGGTTTTAAGGGATAATCATGATGTTAATATCTCAACCCGTGTTTTTGCTAAAAATTTAAACGAAGCGAGCTTGCAAAATTTTGGCACAAGCTTTAATGCAAGAAATGATAAGCCAAAGCCAGCAAATCCCAACTACCGCACAAGTTTAGGTTTAAGTATCACTCCAGCCTTAGTTGTAAGTCGTGTTGAACCCGGATCAAAAGCCGCTCTTGCAGGCTTTATGGTGGGAGATAAAATTTTAAGGCTCAATAACCAAGAAGTAAGAACCTTACAAAGCTTACAAGGCTTACTTGCGGCTGGAAATCAATTTGATGTTTTGATCGCAAGAAAAAATACTAATCTACCTGTGGCAAATAAACAAAATCAAAGCTCAGGCGATGGAATCTTTCAGTTTTTCATAAGGCTTACAAAGTGAGCTTAGAGCAAAGCTTTCAAGAGTATTTAAAAGCAAATTTACCAAGTGTTCAAAGCTTTCACCCCTTTTTTAACGAGGCTTTGTCAAATATGTTGCTTGCTGGGGGCAAGCACTTTCGTGCAAAGCTTCTTTTAAGCGTTGTTACTCATCTTAAGCCAAGCGAATTTAAAAAAGCACTTCAAATCGCATTAGCTTTGGAGTGCATTCATACTTATTCGCTCATTCATGATGATTTACCAGCTATGGATAATGCTGATTTTAGAAGAGGAAAGCCTACACTTCACAAGCTTTATGATGAAACAACGGCGATTTTAGTAGGCGATGCCTTAAATACCGAAGCTTTTTTGCTCATTGCTAAAAGCGAATTTAAAGATGAGATCAAAACAAGGCTTAGTGAAATTTTAGCCTTTAATGCTGGGCTTCATGGTATGGTTTTGGGTCAGGCTATTGATTGTTTTTTTGAGGGCAAGAGGCTAAATTTAGAAGAGCTTGAGTTTTTGCACCTGCACAAAACGGCAAGGCTTATTGCTGCGAGCTTGGAAATGGGTGCTATAATTTGCGAGCTTGAAAATAAGCAATGCAAAAGCTTGTATGAATTTGGCTTAAAGCTTGGTTTGCTTTTTCAAATAAATGATGATATTATCGATTTTTTAGGCGATGAAAAAAGTGCTGGAAAGCCCACAAAACACGACACGCAAAAAAATTCTTTCGTAAATTTACTCGGCATAGAAAATGCCCTAAAAAGCAAAGAAAAACTTAGTTTAGAATGTGAAAATTTACTTCTTGATTTTGATGAAAAGCTTGCGTTTGAGCTTAAAAATTTAATGCAAAAATACTTATAAAGGACATGAAAATGAATAAAGCCTTGCTAAAAAAACAAGCTGATACCTTGAGATTTTTAAGTGCAGATATGGTGCAAAGGGCAAATTCAGGACACCCGGGTGCTCCGCTTGGCTTGGCTGATATTATGAGCGTTTTAAGTTATCATTTAAAACACAATCCCAAAAATCCAACATGGCTAAACCGAGATCGCTTCGTGCTTTCAGGCGGACATGCAAGTTCTTTGCTTTATGGCTTTTTGCACTTAAGTGGCTATGATTTAAGTCTTGATGATCTTAAGGATTTTAGAAAACTTCATTCTAAAACTCCCGGACACCCAGAAATCACCACGCCCGGAGTTGAAATCGCCACAGGTCCGCTAGGACAAGGTATAGCCAATGCAGTAGGCTTTGCCATGGCGGCAAAAAAGGCTGAGAACTTGCTAGGAAGCGATTTGATCGATCATAAGGTGTATTGTTTGTGCGGAGATGGAGACTTAGAAGAGGGAATTTCTTATGAGGCTTGTTCTTTGGCTGGGCTTCATCATTTAAATAATCTCATCATCATTTATGATAGCAATGAAATTTCCATAGAAGGAAAGGTTCAAATCGCCTTTAATGAAGATATAAAAATGCGTTTTGAAGCACAGGGTTTTGAGGTCTTTAAGATCAATGGGCATGATTATGATGAGATTAATGAGGCTTTAGAGCGGGCTAAAAAAAGCTCTAAGCCAAGTTTGATCATCGCGAAAACGACTATCGCAAAAGGAGCTGGCAAGCTTGAGGGAAGCCACCACTCACACGGCGCACCCTTAGGAGAAGAAATCATCAAAGAAGCTAAGAAAAATGCAGGCTTTGATGAAAATGAGCAATTTTTTATCAGCGAGGAAGTAAAATTTGCCTTTCAAAGTGCTGTAGAGCTTGGGGATTTAGCACAGGCAAAATGGGATAAAAAGCTTGAGCAATCAGGCAAAAAAGAGTTTTTAAACAAGCTTTTAAATCCAAATTTTAAGAAGCTTGTTTTGCCTGATTTTAAAGGTAAAGATATAGCAACTAGAGATAGTAACGGCGAAATCATCAACGCGCTTGCCACTCAGCTTGAGGGTTTTTTAGGCGGAAGTGCTGATTTAGCACCGTCTAATAAAACCGAGCTTAAGGGGCTTGGCGATTTTGTCGAGGGAAAAAATTTACATTTTGGCATAAGAGAACATGCTATGGCAGCCATTAACAATGCCTTTGCAAGATATGGAATTTTCCTACCTTTTTCGGCAACTTTTTTCATTTTTAGCGAGTATTTAAAACCTGCTGCAAGGATAGCTGCCTTGATGAAAATCAAGCATTTTTTCATCTTTACGCACGATAGCATAGGAGTTGGAGAGGATGGACCAACACATCAGCCTATAGAACAACTTAGCACCTTTAGAGCCATGCCAAATTTCCTTACCTTTCGCCCTGCTGATGGCAACGAAAATGCCAAAGCTTGGCAGGTGGCTTTAAATGCCGATGTTCCAAGTGCTTTTGTGCTTTCACGCCAAAAGCTTAAAGCCTTAGATGAGGGCGTTTTTGGAGATGTTGAAAATGGAGCGTATTTGCTCAAAGAAAGCAAAGAGCCTAAATTTAGCCTGCTTGCAAGCGGTAGCGAGGTGAGCCTTTGTCTTGGGGTGGCAAAAGAGCTTGAAAAGCAAAATCTGCCTTGTAATGTCATTTCCATGCCTTGTTATGAGCTTTTTGAAAAACAAAGCAAGGAGTATAAACAAAGGCTTTTAAAGGGCAAGGTGATAGGCGTTGAGGCTGCAAATTCAAAAGAGCTTTTTCAATTTTGCGACGCCGTTTATGGTATTTCAAGCTTTGGCGAAAGTGGCAAGGATAAAGATGTGTTCGAGCATTTTGGTTTTAGTGTTTCAAAACTGCTTGAGTTTGTGCTTAAAAACTCATGAATGAACTTATCTTTCAAACAGAAGAACAAGGCGTAAGAGCTTTAGTTTGTGGTGTTTGGGATAAAAACTCTGTGAGTGGTTTTGAACAAAAGCCTTTTAAGAGTGATTATAAAAGGCTTATTTTTGATTTTTCAAGGCTTGAGCAT contains:
- a CDS encoding YbaB/EbfC family nucleoid-associated protein encodes the protein MFENLDFSKMNEFLSKAEEQAKEFEEELGKREFSAKSGAGLVQVSANGKGEIIDVNIDNSLLEDKESLQILLISAINDVLSMVAQNKQSMVSNIFGGLKS
- a CDS encoding PDZ domain-containing protein, with the translated sequence MRIFISLVLLSSFIFAIERPRQEDYAACFEKNKASILVYEGMQAFALSENLLAVLKTPNQKLNKYVKYDPFLNLYLVRTDFSLFPTKTNDEQNLTRNDWVGIPDANQAYIGHLKYLAQNIHERDRVDFQTKVGQLDDCCCLMIGISLENGAFIGNRYLNHFKKYNDVYWGDIGVDFALRDNKIYVQNVRNNGQFLINDEIVSVDDKNYNDIRLLNEKILFSDRDSTLYFKVLRDNHDVNISTRVFAKNLNEASLQNFGTSFNARNDKPKPANPNYRTSLGLSITPALVVSRVEPGSKAALAGFMVGDKILRLNNQEVRTLQSLQGLLAAGNQFDVLIARKNTNLPVANKQNQSSGDGIFQFFIRLTK
- a CDS encoding polyprenyl synthetase family protein; the encoded protein is MSLEQSFQEYLKANLPSVQSFHPFFNEALSNMLLAGGKHFRAKLLLSVVTHLKPSEFKKALQIALALECIHTYSLIHDDLPAMDNADFRRGKPTLHKLYDETTAILVGDALNTEAFLLIAKSEFKDEIKTRLSEILAFNAGLHGMVLGQAIDCFFEGKRLNLEELEFLHLHKTARLIAASLEMGAIICELENKQCKSLYEFGLKLGLLFQINDDIIDFLGDEKSAGKPTKHDTQKNSFVNLLGIENALKSKEKLSLECENLLLDFDEKLAFELKNLMQKYL
- the tkt gene encoding transketolase encodes the protein MNKALLKKQADTLRFLSADMVQRANSGHPGAPLGLADIMSVLSYHLKHNPKNPTWLNRDRFVLSGGHASSLLYGFLHLSGYDLSLDDLKDFRKLHSKTPGHPEITTPGVEIATGPLGQGIANAVGFAMAAKKAENLLGSDLIDHKVYCLCGDGDLEEGISYEACSLAGLHHLNNLIIIYDSNEISIEGKVQIAFNEDIKMRFEAQGFEVFKINGHDYDEINEALERAKKSSKPSLIIAKTTIAKGAGKLEGSHHSHGAPLGEEIIKEAKKNAGFDENEQFFISEEVKFAFQSAVELGDLAQAKWDKKLEQSGKKEFLNKLLNPNFKKLVLPDFKGKDIATRDSNGEIINALATQLEGFLGGSADLAPSNKTELKGLGDFVEGKNLHFGIREHAMAAINNAFARYGIFLPFSATFFIFSEYLKPAARIAALMKIKHFFIFTHDSIGVGEDGPTHQPIEQLSTFRAMPNFLTFRPADGNENAKAWQVALNADVPSAFVLSRQKLKALDEGVFGDVENGAYLLKESKEPKFSLLASGSEVSLCLGVAKELEKQNLPCNVISMPCYELFEKQSKEYKQRLLKGKVIGVEAANSKELFQFCDAVYGISSFGESGKDKDVFEHFGFSVSKLLEFVLKNS